CTGGGCTGCTCAGTCAGCCTGTGTGTGAGCTGCAGGAAACAGGAGATGGGCAGGCAGAgggggctgctgcagagctgtcactCCAGGATAAGGCTGTaagcctggagctgctggaggccCTGAGTGGTGATACCCATGTGCAGCTAATTGCAGAGCTGGGGGAGATGGAAGAGAGCCTGGAGGCAGCGCTGCAGCCCCTGAGTGTGGCTGGAGACCTGGGTACAGAGCAGGCAGAGAACATGGGTCCAGATGTGCAACTGGTGGAGGAGGCTGatagagcagagctgcagtcccTGTACCTTGGTCACCAGCCACActcagagcaggcagagagcaTGGGGCCAGAGGTGCAGCTGGTGGGTGAGGTTGGTAAACCAGAGTTAGTAGAAATAGAGGGGGAAGAGGACTCTCAGGTGGACATGCAGCTGCAGTGGGGTCCCAGTCAAGAAGTGCCATTGGGAGGGGGAGGCCATACAGTTGTGCAGCTCACACAGGAGGTTGAGGATGAGGGACAAGATGTAGAGCATCTGAAAGAAGAACGGGGGATGGAAGTGGTGCAGGAAGAGGGCACTGGTAAGGATGAGCTGGTCCTGGTCAGTGCTCAGGGACTGGAAATGGAGGAGGCAGAGGACTCTCCAGAAGAGTCACTGCTGCATGGGATTCCCAGCCCAGAAGCCTCGAGGGATGGATTGGATGACACAGCCATACATGTCAGGGAGGATGCTGAGGATGGGGGACAAGAACTGGCTGAGCCTGGGCTGCTCAATCAGCCTGTGTGTGAGCTGCAGGAATCAGGAGACGGGCAGGCAGAgggggcagctgcagagctgtcaccccAGGAAAAGGCTGTAAGCCTGGAGCCGCTGGAGGGCCTGAGTGGTGATACCCATGTGCAGCTAATTGCAGAGCTGGGGGAGATGGAAGAGAGCCTGGAGGCAGCGCTGCAGCCCACTGTGGCTGGTGACCTGGGTACAGAGCAGGCAGAGAACATCGGGCCAGATGTGCAATTGGTGGAGGAAGCTGATagagcagagccagagctggaggagggagctggggctgctgcagtgcttggtgAGGGGCTTTCCCCAGCAGAAATTGCTGCAGGGAGTCCAGCTGGTGGGCTGGTCCTGGTCAGTGCTCAGGGACTGGAAATGGAGGAGGCAGAGGGCTCTCCAGCAGAGTCACTGCTGCATGGGATTCCCAGCCCAGAAGCCTCGAGGGATGGATTGGATGACACAGCCGCACATCTCAGAGAGGATGCTGAGGATGGGGGACAAGAACTGGCTGAGCCTGGGCTGCTCAATCAGCCTCTGtgtgagctgcagggagaagaagCCAGGCAGGCACAgtgggcagctgcagagctacAACCCCAGGAGGAGTCTGGAAGCCTGAAGGTGCTGGAGGCCCTGAGTGGTGATACCCATGTGCAGCTAATTGCAGAGCTGGGGGAGATGGAAGAGAGCCTGGAGACAGAACTGCAGCCCCTGAGTGTGGCTGGAGATCTGGGTACAGAGCAGGCAGAGAACGTGGGTCCAGATGTGCAACTGGTGGAAGAGGCTGatagagcagagctgcagcccctgtACCTTGGTCACCAGCCACgctcagagcaggcagagagcaTGGGGCCAGAGGTGCAGCTGGTGGGTGAGGTTGGTAAACCAGAGTTAGTAGAAATAGAGGGGGAAGAGGACTCTCAGGTGGACgtgcagctgcagtggggtCCCAGTCAAGAGGTGCCATTGGGAGGGGGAGGCCATACAGCTGTGCAGCTCACACAGGAGGTTGAGGATGAGGGACAAGATGTAGAGCATCTGAAAGAAGAACGGGGGATGGAAGTGGTGCAGGAAGAGGGCACTGGTAAGGATGAGCTGGTCCTGGTCAGTGCTCAGGGATTAGAAATGGAGGAGGCAGAGGGCTCTCCAGCAGAGTCACTGCTGCATGGGATTCCCAGCCCAGAAGCCTCGAGGGATGGATTGGATGACACAGCCATACATGTCAGGGAGGATGCTGAGGATGGGGGACAAGAACTGGCTGAGCCTGGGCTGCTCAGTCAGCCTCTGtgtgagctgcagggagaagaagCCAGGCATGCAGAgggggctgctgcagagctgtcaccacaGGAAAAGGCTGTaagcctggagctgctggagggccTGAGTGGTGATACCCATGTGCAGCTAATTGCAGAGCTTGGGGAGATGGAAGAGAGCCTGGAGGCAGCGCTGCAGCCCCTGAATGTGGCTGGAGATCTGGGTACAGAGCAGGCAGAGAACATGGGACCAGATATGCAACTGGTGGAGGAAGCTGATagagcagagccagagctggaggagggagctggggctgctgcagtgcttggtgAGGGGCTTTCCCCAGCAGAAATTGCTGCAGGGAGTCCAGCTGGTGGACTGGTCCTGGTCAGTGCtcaggagctggaagggaaagaaacagagtCACTtgtgcagctggaggagctcaCACTGCCCTATGGAGACAGCACTGGGGCTGACGGGAAACCCCTGTGttcagtggggctgtgggaagtGGCAGAGAACCCAGCTGTGGGTCTAGAAGCAGCTCCATGCATGGCTGACAACACAGACGTGTGGAATAGGAATGTTGAGCCTATCCTGCATCCCGAgtatgctgctgctgctggacatGCTCatccagctgcagggctggttGCAGCCAGCGGTCCTGAATTGCAGATCCTGGAGGAAAcccagagagagagagctgaTGCAGAGGGGAGGCCTCTGGATGGAGCTCGAGGTCTGGAAGTGGTGCAGGGAGCGAGGCTAGAGGCAGAGGCAAGGATTTCAGTTGCAGCTCAGCATTTGGAACTAAAGCAGGGCCGTGATGCCAGTGCAGCCACACTTGCTTCTCCTGTCTCCGAGGTACCGTTACAAATCAGCACGCTAAATCTGGATGTGATGATGCAGGAGGATGTTCTCATTCCAGATGTGCAGCTGGTAGGTGGTTCGGGACAGGCAGCCCAGaggcagctccaggagcagGTCTCAGCACAGGCAGATAAGGGGAGGCTTCacgctgctccccagcagccacagaagcCACCAGGCGTGATGGAAGCAGAACAAGCAGCTGCTGGACCCGCTGAGACTCCAAAACAAGAAGTGCCACCAGCATCAGCCCTTCACACGGGGATCCAACAGGGGGGAGATGCTGCAGAGGATCTCTCAGGGATGGCCCTGGGGGACAGCCCACTGGTGGAGGCGGTCAGCAGCATGGTGGAGCTCTCAGGAGGGCAGAGAGAAGAGCTCAATGTGGAGAAGAAACAAGAGATGGAGCAGAAAATGAGCCTGGGAGGCAAGCCCAGCCCCGGAGAGCCAGAGGCTGTGACTGTGAATGGAGCAGAAGCTGCCCCAAAGGACTCTGTGGAGCCAGACCACCTCTACAACGTGCTGTTTGTCGGGGACTCAAATGTGGGTAAAACATCCTTTCTGTACCGACTGCATGCTGACACCTTCAACCCGCACCTCGCTGCGACAGTAGGTAGGTCAGCTCTGCACCCACGTGGGTCACCATCACggttcccttccctccccccctaCAAGCTGCTGGAGGTCATCACATGCACATCGCTGCTCACTCCAACCTGTCACCAAGGTCCAAACAGAGCCACACGCACCTGGATGCTTGCATGCAGGCAATGCCAACCCTCCTTGACCTCTCTGGGGCACCAGTGGCTCTATTATCCTCTCTGAATTAACCTGGTCTTATTCATTGTGGAATTCAAGACCTGAACCAAATCCAGCTGTATAATACCCAAGGGTTGTGGGTTTCCTTGGGAGCAGCCTGCTTGAGCTGCAGCCTCCACCGCGTGGTTCCTCCATCCATATTACAGGAGGGAAACTCCACGATATCCAAATATCCCTTTCTGTGTCCCAGGACTGGATTATCAGGTCAAAAACCTCATGGTGGACAACAGGCACTTCGCTCTCCGCATGTGGGACTCAGCTGGGCAGGAAAGGTGAGGCGCTGTGTTGGGTGCCTGGGGAGAGCAACCCGGGGCAGCTTAGCAGACACAGATGTTCTTGCTTTGCAAAGGGGATTGCCTGGGGAGGGACTCTATATGGCGTGTGGTCTGACAAAGGTAATAGAGGAAGTAATTTGGATAAAAACAAGTGCTCGAACTCTCTGCAGTTTGAGTGATAGGAGTAAAAATAGGGTTTTGCCTTTCAGTTGATATGCATTCCCAGCTTTTCCACTGGGATTTCAGGTTGGTCGTAGGCaacccctccttcctccctccctcctggtGATGCTTTGGATTGCCTGCAGGTATCACAGCGTCACCAAGCAGTTCTTCAGGAAGGCAGATGGGGTGGTGCTGATGTACGACATCACATCGCAGTACTCCTTCGCTGATGTACGCTACTGGCTCAGCTGCATCCAGGTGGGCAACGTGGGGAAAGCTGGCCCCATCAAAGGAGTGTTGGTAACATTTTACACCTAGAATAGTCCCCTTCAGCCCTGGGAAATGGGACTATTTTCTGTAGCTCAGCCATCGGCTCAATTCCACGCGCATCATTCGGGATGTGTCTGGGCAGCGTGTCCAGCTGTGAGTCAAGGAGGTGATGCTTGCACTCCTTATCCTCCCCTCTTCCATTGCCCAGGAGGGAGCAGAAGATGGAATCACGGTTCTGCTTCTGGGGAACA
Above is a window of Gallus gallus isolate bGalGal1 chromosome 26, bGalGal1.mat.broiler.GRCg7b, whole genome shotgun sequence DNA encoding:
- the RAB44 gene encoding ras-related protein Rab-44 isoform X5, translated to MAEQRVGSRGRRMGSSRRRQLRRDAGEEPPWAAAVMQRVQEVVQEQRGDTEGFVTRADMQKLQEEVIPCSTEELELLFDGMDAAGSGQLRTEEFTAGLRQFLSSQKVSKEHRRRKTASRRSCLVLASPTWEGTDSEEKKHFAAFMEQLGVDDRWEEQEIWQLWAKLRKDEPQLLGNLEDFLAKMRHRIQEARSKKEALEEALNKRVAEHNQEVQQLCEALEQQIQEERQRMEQESTARSRLHCAVLQRALDARDREVQRLVAAQEELEAQCHSLSSTQRAASAENRQLEENNRALEEQLQHIHAQLQQTHECLRAARAQQRAEEPRDGVEAELPGETPPSLQVLQMSPEQHRSEMGVRLGYHGSEPKRRSTHHVVWEKPAADTNTSRLLSVEEDPFPEFLKEEQFSGQGSLLREMSDAIAALSTQKLQAPGDAAHCPHDDAEPQTGPPGSAPRETHISHEGLEEDLREGRAAAELRAGDGTQAGASAGAQEEGAAQGDSVEGAGQSLEQMERVLSVQGRGAGGEQQVLKEAESPQEALGDSTEMGEQARVGVEGEGWVQGKMKWEKVQLPGEGENMEAVLKAQKVELPVGGSAADVLWVQGEQLELEVPRWVEVQTAAVQGVTEAPNPEKVDGEGSGTVGHCWGEMEGTELQPLSVDGDLGTEQAENIRPDVQLVEEADRAEPELEEGAGAAAVLGEGLSPAEIPAGSPAGGLVLVSAQGLEMEEAEGSPAESLLHGIPSPEALRDGLDDTAIHLREDAENGGQEPAEPGLLNQPLCELQGEEARQAEGTAAELSLQDKAVSLELLEALSGDTHVQLIAELGEMEESLEAALQPLSVAGDLGTEQAENIGPDMQLVEEADRAEPELEEGAGAAAVLGEGLSPAEIAAGSPAGGLVLVSAQGLETEEAEGSPTKTLLHGIPSPEALRDGLDDTAIHLSEDAEDGGQEPAEPGLLSQPVCELQETGDGQAEGAAAELSLQDKAVSLELLEALSGDTHVQLIAELGEMEESLEAALQPLSVAGDLGTEQAENMGPDVQLVEEADRAELQSLYLGHQPHSEQAESMGPEVQLVGEVGKPELVEIEGEEDSQVDMQLQWGPSQEVPLGGGGHTVVQLTQEVEDEGQDVEHLKEERGMEVVQEEGTGKDELVLVSAQGLEMEEAEDSPEESLLHGIPSPEASRDGLDDTAIHVREDAEDGGQELAEPGLLNQPVCELQESGDGQAEGAAAELSPQEKAVSLEPLEGLSGDTHVQLIAELGEMEESLEAALQPTVAGDLGTEQAENIGPDVQLVEEADRAELQPLYLGHQPRSEQAESMGPEVQLVGEVGKPELVEIEGEEDSQVDVQLQWGPSQEVPLGGGGHTAVQLTQEVEDEGQDVEHLKEERGMEVVQEEGTGKDELVLVSAQGLEMEEAEGSPAESLLHGIPSPEASRDGLDDTAIHVREDAEDGGQELAEPGLLSQPLCELQGEEARHAEGAAAELSPQEKAVSLELLEGLSGDTHVQLIAELGEMEESLEAALQPLNVAGDLGTEQAENMGPDMQLVEEADRAEPELEEGAGAAAVLGEGLSPAEIAAGSPAGGLVLVSAQELEGKETESLVQLEELTLPYGDSTGADGKPLCSVGLWEVAENPAVGLEAAPCMADNTDVWNRNVEPILHPEYAAAAGHAHPAAGLVAASGPELQILEETQRERADAEGRPLDGARGLEVVQGARLEAEARISVAAQHLELKQGRDASAATLASPVSEVPLQISTLNLDVMMQEDVLIPDVQLVGGSGQAAQRQLQEQVSAQADKGRLHAAPQQPQKPPGVMEAEQAAAGPAETPKQEVPPASALHTGIQQGGDAAEDLSGMALGDSPLVEAVSSMVELSGGQREELNVEKKQEMEQKMSLGGKPSPGEPEAVTVNGAEAAPKDSVEPDHLYNVLFVGDSNVGKTSFLYRLHADTFNPHLAATVGLDYQVKNLMVDNRHFALRMWDSAGQERYHSVTKQFFRKADGVVLMYDITSQYSFADVRYWLSCIQEGAEDGITVLLLGNKTDCAAERQVPTQEGERLAQEHQLLFYECSAASGHNVIESIVSLVRALKVCEDQLRNKAEEVPKVPQKKKGCCW
- the RAB44 gene encoding ras-related protein Rab-44 isoform X2, which encodes MAEQRVGSRGRRMGSSRRRQLRRDAGEEPPWAAAVMQRVQEVVQEQRGDTEGFVTRADMQKLQEEVIPCSTEELELLFDGMDAAGSGQLRTEEFTAGLRQFLSSQKVSKEHRRRKTASRRSCLVLASPTWEGTDSEEKKHFAAFMEQLGVDDRWEEQEIWQLWAKLRKDEPQLLGNLEDFLAKMRHRIQEARSKKEALEEALNKRVAEHNQEVQQLCEALEQQIQEERQRMEQESTARSRLHCAVLQRALDARDREVQRLVAAQEELEAQCHSLSSTQRAASAENRQLEENNRALEEQLQHIHAQLQQTHECLRAARAQQRAEEPRDGVEAELPGETPPSLQMSPEQHRSEMGVRLGYHGSEPKRRSTHHVVWEKPAADTNTSRLLSVEEDPFPEFLKEEQFSGQGSLLREMSDAIAALSTQKLQAPGDAAHCPHDDAEPQTGPPGSAPRETHISHEGLEEDLREGRAAAELRAGDGTQAGASAGAQEEGAAQGDSVEGAGQSLEQMERVLSVQGRGAGGEQQVLKEAESPQEALGDSTEMGEQARVGVEGEGWVQGKMKWEKVQLPGEGENMEAVLKAQKVELPVGGSAADVLWVQGEQLELEVPRWVEVQTAAVQGVTEAPNPEKVDGEGSGTVGHCWGEMEGTELQPLSVDGDLGTEQAENIRPDVQLVEEADRAEPELEEGAGAAAVLGEGLSPAEIPAGSPAGGLVLVSAQGLEMEEAEGSPAESLLHGIPSPEALRDGLDDTAIHLREDAENGGQEPAEPGLLNQPLCELQGEEARQAEGTAAELSLQDKAVSLELLEALSGDTHVQLIAELGEMEESLEAALQPLSVAGDLGTEQAENIGPDMQLVEEADRAEPELEEGAGAAAVLGEGLSPAEIAAGSPAGGLVLVSAQGLETEEAEGSPTKTLLHGIPSPEALRDGLDDTAIHLSEDAEDGGQEPAEPGLLSQPVCELQETGDGQAEGAAAELSLQDKAVSLELLEALSGDTHVQLIAELGEMEESLEAALQPLSVAGDLGTEQAENMGPDVQLVEEADRAELQSLYLGHQPHSEQAESMGPEVQLVGEVGKPELVEIEGEEDSQVDMQLQWGPSQEVPLGGGGHTVVQLTQEVEDEGQDVEHLKEERGMEVVQEEGTGKDELVLVSAQGLEMEEAEDSPEESLLHGIPSPEASRDGLDDTAIHVREDAEDGGQELAEPGLLNQPVCELQESGDGQAEGAAAELSPQEKAVSLEPLEGLSGDTHVQLIAELGEMEESLEAALQPTVAGDLGTEQAENIGPDVQLVEEADRAEPELEEGAGAAAVLGEGLSPAEIAAGSPAGGLVLVSAQGLEMEEAEGSPAESLLHGIPSPEASRDGLDDTAAHLREDAEDGGQELAEPGLLNQPLCELQGEEARQAQWAAAELQPQEESGSLKVLEALSGDTHVQLIAELGEMEESLETELQPLSVAGDLGTEQAENVGPDVQLVEEADRAELQPLYLGHQPRSEQAESMGPEVQLVGEVGKPELVEIEGEEDSQVDVQLQWGPSQEVPLGGGGHTAVQLTQEVEDEGQDVEHLKEERGMEVVQEEGTGKDELVLVSAQGLEMEEAEGSPAESLLHGIPSPEASRDGLDDTAIHVREDAEDGGQELAEPGLLSQPLCELQGEEARHAEGAAAELSPQEKAVSLELLEGLSGDTHVQLIAELGEMEESLEAALQPLNVAGDLGTEQAENMGPDMQLVEEADRAEPELEEGAGAAAVLGEGLSPAEIAAGSPAGGLVLVSAQELEGKETESLVQLEELTLPYGDSTGADGKPLCSVGLWEVAENPAVGLEAAPCMADNTDVWNRNVEPILHPEYAAAAGHAHPAAGLVAASGPELQILEETQRERADAEGRPLDGARGLEVVQGARLEAEARISVAAQHLELKQGRDASAATLASPVSEVPLQISTLNLDVMMQEDVLIPDVQLVGGSGQAAQRQLQEQVSAQADKGRLHAAPQQPQKPPGVMEAEQAAAGPAETPKQEVPPASALHTGIQQGGDAAEDLSGMALGDSPLVEAVSSMVELSGGQREELNVEKKQEMEQKMSLGGKPSPGEPEAVTVNGAEAAPKDSVEPDHLYNVLFVGDSNVGKTSFLYRLHADTFNPHLAATVGLDYQVKNLMVDNRHFALRMWDSAGQERYHSVTKQFFRKADGVVLMYDITSQYSFADVRYWLSCIQEGAEDGITVLLLGNKTDCAAERQVPTQEGERLAQEHQLLFYECSAASGHNVIESIVSLVRALKVCEDQLRNKAEEVPKVPQKKKGCCW
- the RAB44 gene encoding ras-related protein Rab-44 isoform X1; this encodes MAEQRVGSRGRRMGSSRRRQLRRDAGEEPPWAAAVMQRVQEVVQEQRGDTEGFVTRADMQKLQEEVIPCSTEELELLFDGMDAAGSGQLRTEEFTAGLRQFLSSQKVSKEHRRRKTASRRSCLVLASPTWEGTDSEEKKHFAAFMEQLGVDDRWEEQEIWQLWAKLRKDEPQLLGNLEDFLAKMRHRIQEARSKKEALEEALNKRVAEHNQEVQQLCEALEQQIQEERQRMEQESTARSRLHCAVLQRALDARDREVQRLVAAQEELEAQCHSLSSTQRAASAENRQLEENNRALEEQLQHIHAQLQQTHECLRAARAQQRAEEPRDGVEAELPGETPPSLQVLQMSPEQHRSEMGVRLGYHGSEPKRRSTHHVVWEKPAADTNTSRLLSVEEDPFPEFLKEEQFSGQGSLLREMSDAIAALSTQKLQAPGDAAHCPHDDAEPQTGPPGSAPRETHISHEGLEEDLREGRAAAELRAGDGTQAGASAGAQEEGAAQGDSVEGAGQSLEQMERVLSVQGRGAGGEQQVLKEAESPQEALGDSTEMGEQARVGVEGEGWVQGKMKWEKVQLPGEGENMEAVLKAQKVELPVGGSAADVLWVQGEQLELEVPRWVEVQTAAVQGVTEAPNPEKVDGEGSGTVGHCWGEMEGTELQPLSVDGDLGTEQAENIRPDVQLVEEADRAEPELEEGAGAAAVLGEGLSPAEIPAGSPAGGLVLVSAQGLEMEEAEGSPAESLLHGIPSPEALRDGLDDTAIHLREDAENGGQEPAEPGLLNQPLCELQGEEARQAEGTAAELSLQDKAVSLELLEALSGDTHVQLIAELGEMEESLEAALQPLSVAGDLGTEQAENIGPDMQLVEEADRAEPELEEGAGAAAVLGEGLSPAEIAAGSPAGGLVLVSAQGLETEEAEGSPTKTLLHGIPSPEALRDGLDDTAIHLSEDAEDGGQEPAEPGLLSQPVCELQETGDGQAEGAAAELSLQDKAVSLELLEALSGDTHVQLIAELGEMEESLEAALQPLSVAGDLGTEQAENMGPDVQLVEEADRAELQSLYLGHQPHSEQAESMGPEVQLVGEVGKPELVEIEGEEDSQVDMQLQWGPSQEVPLGGGGHTVVQLTQEVEDEGQDVEHLKEERGMEVVQEEGTGKDELVLVSAQGLEMEEAEDSPEESLLHGIPSPEASRDGLDDTAIHVREDAEDGGQELAEPGLLNQPVCELQESGDGQAEGAAAELSPQEKAVSLEPLEGLSGDTHVQLIAELGEMEESLEAALQPTVAGDLGTEQAENIGPDVQLVEEADRAEPELEEGAGAAAVLGEGLSPAEIAAGSPAGGLVLVSAQGLEMEEAEGSPAESLLHGIPSPEASRDGLDDTAAHLREDAEDGGQELAEPGLLNQPLCELQGEEARQAQWAAAELQPQEESGSLKVLEALSGDTHVQLIAELGEMEESLETELQPLSVAGDLGTEQAENVGPDVQLVEEADRAELQPLYLGHQPRSEQAESMGPEVQLVGEVGKPELVEIEGEEDSQVDVQLQWGPSQEVPLGGGGHTAVQLTQEVEDEGQDVEHLKEERGMEVVQEEGTGKDELVLVSAQGLEMEEAEGSPAESLLHGIPSPEASRDGLDDTAIHVREDAEDGGQELAEPGLLSQPLCELQGEEARHAEGAAAELSPQEKAVSLELLEGLSGDTHVQLIAELGEMEESLEAALQPLNVAGDLGTEQAENMGPDMQLVEEADRAEPELEEGAGAAAVLGEGLSPAEIAAGSPAGGLVLVSAQELEGKETESLVQLEELTLPYGDSTGADGKPLCSVGLWEVAENPAVGLEAAPCMADNTDVWNRNVEPILHPEYAAAAGHAHPAAGLVAASGPELQILEETQRERADAEGRPLDGARGLEVVQGARLEAEARISVAAQHLELKQGRDASAATLASPVSEVPLQISTLNLDVMMQEDVLIPDVQLVGGSGQAAQRQLQEQVSAQADKGRLHAAPQQPQKPPGVMEAEQAAAGPAETPKQEVPPASALHTGIQQGGDAAEDLSGMALGDSPLVEAVSSMVELSGGQREELNVEKKQEMEQKMSLGGKPSPGEPEAVTVNGAEAAPKDSVEPDHLYNVLFVGDSNVGKTSFLYRLHADTFNPHLAATVGLDYQVKNLMVDNRHFALRMWDSAGQERYHSVTKQFFRKADGVVLMYDITSQYSFADVRYWLSCIQEGAEDGITVLLLGNKTDCAAERQVPTQEGERLAQEHQLLFYECSAASGHNVIESIVSLVRALKVCEDQLRNKAEEVPKVPQKKKGCCW
- the RAB44 gene encoding ras-related protein Rab-44 isoform X3 is translated as MAEQRVGSRGRRMGSSRRRQLRRDAGEEPPWAAAVMQRVQEVVQEQRGDTEGFVTRADMQKLQEEVIPCSTEELELLFDGMDAAGSGQLRTEEFTAGLRQFLSSQKVSKEHRRRKTASRRSCLVLASPTWEGTDSEEKKHFAAFMEQLGVDDRWEEQEIWQLWAKLRKDEPQLLGNLEDFLAKMRHRIQEARSKKEALEEALNKRVAEHNQEVQQLCEALEQQIQEERQRMEQESTARSRLHCAVLQRALDARDREVQRLVAAQEELEAQCHSLSSTQRAASAENRQLEENNRALEEQLQHIHAQLQQTHECLRAARAQQRAEEPRDGVEAELPGETPPSLQVLQMSPEQHRSEMGVRLGYHGSEPKRRSTHHVVWEKPAADTNTSRLLSVEEDPFPEFLKEEQFSGQGSLLREMSDAIAALSTQKLQAPGDAAHCPHDDAEPQTGPPGSAPRETHISHEGLEEDLREGRAAAELRAGDGTQAGASAGAQEEGAAQGDSVEGAGQSLEQMERVLSVQGRGAGGEQQVLKEAESPQEALGDSTEMGEQARVGVEGEGWVQGKMKWEKVQLPGEGENMEAVLKAQKVELPVGGSAADVLWVQGEQLELEVPRWVEVQTAAVQGVTEAPNPEKVDGEGSGTVGHCWGEMEGTELQPLSVDGDLGTEQAENIRPDVQLVEEADRAEPELEEGAGAAAVLGEGLSPAEIPAGSPAGGLVLVSAQGLEMEEAEGSPAESLLHGIPSPEALRDGLDDTAIHLREDAENGGQEPAEPGLLNQPLCELQGEEARQAEGTAAELSLQDKAVSLELLEALSGDTHVQLIAELGEMEESLEAALQPLSVAGDLGTEQAENIGPDMQLVEEADRAEPELEEGAGAAAVLGEGLSPAEIAAGSPAGGLVLVSAQGLETEEAEGSPTKTLLHGIPSPEALRDGLDDTAIHLSEDAEDGGQEPAEPGLLSQPVCELQETGDGQAEGAAAELSLQDKAVSLELLEALSGDTHVQLIAELGEMEESLEAALQPLSVAGDLGTEQAENMGPDVQLVEEADRAELQSLYLGHQPHSEQAESMGPEVQLVGEVGKPELVEIEGEEDSQVDMQLQWGPSQEVPLGGGGHTVVQLTQEVEDEGQDVEHLKEERGMEVVQEEGTGKDELVLVSAQGLEMEEAEGSPAESLLHGIPSPEASRDGLDDTAAHLREDAEDGGQELAEPGLLNQPLCELQGEEARQAQWAAAELQPQEESGSLKVLEALSGDTHVQLIAELGEMEESLETELQPLSVAGDLGTEQAENVGPDVQLVEEADRAELQPLYLGHQPRSEQAESMGPEVQLVGEVGKPELVEIEGEEDSQVDVQLQWGPSQEVPLGGGGHTAVQLTQEVEDEGQDVEHLKEERGMEVVQEEGTGKDELVLVSAQGLEMEEAEGSPAESLLHGIPSPEASRDGLDDTAIHVREDAEDGGQELAEPGLLSQPLCELQGEEARHAEGAAAELSPQEKAVSLELLEGLSGDTHVQLIAELGEMEESLEAALQPLNVAGDLGTEQAENMGPDMQLVEEADRAEPELEEGAGAAAVLGEGLSPAEIAAGSPAGGLVLVSAQELEGKETESLVQLEELTLPYGDSTGADGKPLCSVGLWEVAENPAVGLEAAPCMADNTDVWNRNVEPILHPEYAAAAGHAHPAAGLVAASGPELQILEETQRERADAEGRPLDGARGLEVVQGARLEAEARISVAAQHLELKQGRDASAATLASPVSEVPLQISTLNLDVMMQEDVLIPDVQLVGGSGQAAQRQLQEQVSAQADKGRLHAAPQQPQKPPGVMEAEQAAAGPAETPKQEVPPASALHTGIQQGGDAAEDLSGMALGDSPLVEAVSSMVELSGGQREELNVEKKQEMEQKMSLGGKPSPGEPEAVTVNGAEAAPKDSVEPDHLYNVLFVGDSNVGKTSFLYRLHADTFNPHLAATVGLDYQVKNLMVDNRHFALRMWDSAGQERYHSVTKQFFRKADGVVLMYDITSQYSFADVRYWLSCIQEGAEDGITVLLLGNKTDCAAERQVPTQEGERLAQEHQLLFYECSAASGHNVIESIVSLVRALKVCEDQLRNKAEEVPKVPQKKKGCCW